One Dialister invisus DSM 15470 genomic region harbors:
- a CDS encoding HAD family hydrolase yields MKIKMAAIDLDGTLLHDDMSLSDFSKDIIRKAEHRGIHIVLATGRMFDAARPKAEELGLSDTPLICYTGAWIMMSRSGRPIWQDGIDISVAEKILLTAREKGWLVHTFFDDQIYLPEPNKTEAKYKKYRTKAVAYLGNAFYHPKKKPTRLIFADGSEAVRREIRRVIETNFSDEVEVVFPGDDFVDVHKKGVSKGTALQKLCNMWDISLSEVIAFGNTENDVSMLKMAGISYAVKNADEYARSAAGNICDSNENDGVAKVLAEYLV; encoded by the coding sequence ATGAAAATCAAAATGGCGGCGATTGATCTGGACGGAACTCTTCTTCATGATGATATGTCGCTTTCCGATTTTTCCAAGGATATTATACGGAAAGCAGAACACAGAGGGATACACATCGTGCTGGCGACGGGGCGTATGTTTGACGCAGCGCGTCCCAAGGCGGAAGAATTGGGACTTTCTGATACACCTTTGATTTGTTATACCGGCGCATGGATCATGATGAGCCGTTCCGGGAGACCGATATGGCAGGATGGGATAGATATTTCCGTGGCAGAAAAGATTCTTCTGACAGCAAGAGAAAAAGGATGGCTGGTACATACTTTTTTTGATGACCAGATCTATTTGCCAGAGCCCAATAAAACGGAAGCAAAGTATAAGAAGTACAGAACCAAGGCTGTGGCATACCTGGGAAATGCATTTTACCATCCGAAGAAAAAGCCGACGAGGCTGATTTTTGCGGATGGGTCCGAAGCGGTCCGCAGAGAGATACGCAGGGTCATAGAGACGAATTTTTCAGATGAGGTAGAAGTCGTATTCCCGGGAGATGATTTCGTGGATGTCCATAAAAAAGGAGTCAGCAAAGGGACAGCGCTTCAAAAGTTGTGCAATATGTGGGATATTTCTCTTTCTGAGGTCATCGCTTTTGGTAATACAGAAAATGATGTATCTATGCTGAAAATGGCGGGAATTTCTTATGCTGTAAAAAATGCGGACGAATATGCCCGTTCGGCAGCAGGAAACATTTGTGACTCTAACGAGAATGATGGAGTAGCTAAAGTTTTGGCGGAGTATCTCGTATAA
- a CDS encoding FtsW/RodA/SpoVE family cell cycle protein, which yields MSSRGHASDKMKYVPDSLRWLIAITGVLIVIGCLNIYSSTYYMDIYDGGSAYKHISNHILFLLGGIFAAWIAVKLGTNKIRQGAWLWFIAVFLLLILVKFAGISVNGANRWIMLGPMSLQPSELAKVAGIIWTAAFLAKRINNKEPITVFYGILNRPAGKRRKRRGLVHHFLPILCPAVLATIVLLQPDMGTAAIILFFPGLLYILAGMPFLEILAGIVTAVCLGGYLAVVSAYRAERMAILWDPFADPLGAGYQIVRSLTAVGSGGFWGQGPGEGVYKFLYLPEQHTDFAYAVFSQEFGFIGSVAVMCLFMGFLMCGFSCARQLKQPYESLLVYGLTLLISVQGIINMAMVIGCFPVTGIPLPFISYGGTSLLTNVISVGLIWGAVISGREKSDIEERRRMIKAMEGQLAPSGRKSFNHF from the coding sequence ATGTCGTCTCGTGGCCACGCGTCCGATAAGATGAAGTATGTACCGGATTCTTTACGGTGGCTTATTGCGATTACCGGCGTGCTTATAGTGATAGGATGCTTAAATATATACAGCTCGACATATTATATGGATATTTATGACGGCGGAAGCGCATATAAACATATATCGAACCACATCCTGTTTCTCTTAGGAGGAATTTTTGCAGCCTGGATTGCTGTTAAATTGGGAACGAATAAAATTCGGCAAGGTGCTTGGCTTTGGTTTATTGCGGTATTTCTGCTTCTTATTCTTGTTAAATTTGCGGGAATTAGTGTTAATGGTGCGAATCGCTGGATTATGTTGGGCCCCATGTCACTGCAGCCTTCGGAATTGGCGAAAGTTGCGGGAATTATTTGGACGGCTGCTTTTTTGGCGAAACGGATCAATAATAAAGAGCCTATTACAGTTTTTTATGGTATATTGAATCGCCCTGCGGGAAAGCGTCGGAAAAGGAGGGGGCTTGTCCATCATTTTTTGCCGATATTATGTCCTGCGGTTTTGGCAACGATTGTTTTGCTCCAACCTGACATGGGAACGGCGGCTATTATCCTTTTTTTTCCGGGACTGCTTTATATTCTTGCGGGGATGCCGTTTTTGGAAATCTTGGCAGGAATTGTGACGGCAGTTTGTCTTGGGGGATATCTGGCTGTTGTTTCTGCTTATCGCGCGGAGCGTATGGCTATATTATGGGATCCGTTTGCCGATCCTTTGGGGGCGGGATATCAGATTGTACGGAGTTTAACCGCAGTCGGTTCCGGTGGATTTTGGGGGCAGGGGCCGGGGGAAGGGGTGTACAAATTTTTATACCTTCCTGAACAGCATACAGATTTTGCTTATGCAGTTTTCAGCCAGGAGTTTGGATTCATCGGTTCAGTTGCTGTTATGTGCCTGTTCATGGGATTTCTTATGTGCGGGTTTTCCTGCGCCCGCCAGTTGAAACAACCTTATGAATCTTTACTTGTTTACGGATTGACATTGCTTATCTCTGTACAGGGAATTATTAATATGGCAATGGTCATTGGATGTTTTCCTGTTACTGGGATTCCATTGCCCTTTATTTCTTATGGCGGTACGTCATTGTTGACTAATGTTATTTCGGTAGGCCTTATTTGGGGTGCCGTTATATCGGGACGTGAAAAGAGCGATATAGAAGAACGCAGACGAATGATTAAAGCGATGGAAGGGCAGTTGGCACCATCTGGGCGTAAATCTTTTAATCATTTTTGA
- the trmB gene encoding tRNA (guanosine(46)-N7)-methyltransferase TrmB, protein MRLRRKPWIDEAIKDYTDILYMEEPTRLKGKWNTLFPEPENPIHVEFGTGKGRFISRMASFHPDINYIGMEVQEGVIYYAAKKTAEMDPPVANVRLILGDVKHIQDIFARGEVSVIYLNFSDPWPKARHAKRRLTYREFLKKYEWILKEGGEIRFKTDNKDLFDFSLAEFKEMGWKISFITYDLHREPVKGDVETEYEEKFSRKGNLVCRLVATRPIR, encoded by the coding sequence ATGCGTCTTCGGAGGAAACCTTGGATAGATGAAGCGATAAAGGATTATACGGATATTTTATACATGGAGGAGCCGACACGGCTGAAAGGCAAATGGAATACTTTATTTCCTGAACCTGAGAACCCAATTCATGTAGAATTCGGTACAGGAAAGGGACGGTTTATTTCCCGCATGGCAAGCTTTCATCCCGATATCAACTATATAGGAATGGAGGTACAGGAAGGTGTCATTTATTATGCGGCCAAGAAGACCGCAGAGATGGATCCGCCAGTTGCCAATGTCCGCTTGATTTTAGGGGATGTGAAACATATTCAGGATATTTTTGCCCGGGGAGAGGTTTCCGTCATTTATTTGAATTTTAGCGATCCTTGGCCTAAAGCCAGACATGCGAAGCGGCGATTGACCTATAGAGAGTTCCTGAAAAAATATGAATGGATACTTAAAGAAGGTGGAGAAATCCGTTTTAAAACAGATAATAAAGACCTCTTTGATTTTTCTTTGGCGGAGTTCAAGGAAATGGGATGGAAGATTTCTTTCATTACTTACGATCTCCACCGTGAACCGGTGAAAGGCGATGTGGAAACAGAGTATGAAGAAAAGTTCAGCAGAAAGGGGAACCTTGTATGTCGTCTCGTGGCCACGCGTCCGATAAGATGA
- a CDS encoding ACT domain-containing protein: MKKIVVTVIGADSVGIVAGVTKELALQNINILDISQTILDGIFDMILICDMEKAKGTLKDVQDALGMLGKELGVDVRVQLADIFYAMHRI; the protein is encoded by the coding sequence ATGAAAAAGATTGTTGTTACGGTTATCGGCGCGGACAGTGTCGGTATCGTTGCGGGCGTTACTAAAGAATTGGCACTGCAGAATATTAATATACTGGATATTTCTCAGACGATTTTGGATGGAATTTTTGATATGATCCTGATTTGTGATATGGAAAAGGCAAAGGGAACTCTTAAAGATGTACAAGATGCATTGGGGATGCTTGGTAAAGAACTGGGTGTGGATGTGCGTGTACAGCTTGCAGACATATTTTATGCTATGCATCGCATTTGA
- a CDS encoding cytochrome d ubiquinol oxidase subunit II: protein MMDSTDYILFVPMFFLAIYLWLESQDFGVAIVAPMVAQNEEERKTALNLLKPGLDGNEAWAFLCAGVTGALFSNGRFNIPESTFWPLGIILTGMIVRLAAAFWGNIFQQPLLLRGVRFITIINVISAGVLALELANWDLFTTKSVFGLIWLFMSCIQVGAIYGACKTANPLGERFRATFLVTNILSLMAFIAVFGAWYVLGNREIFGTDMLLSGFSSVVIISAIAFFSVRARHVYAGMLLSYIAQWGAVCIYLFTMMLSFPSPAQDSVIKVDMSLIIGAAAVWTGIVFIWRMCRHKVEYVWEDHI, encoded by the coding sequence ATGATGGATTCTACTGATTATATATTATTTGTACCGATGTTTTTTCTTGCCATATATTTGTGGCTGGAGTCTCAGGATTTTGGCGTAGCTATTGTAGCACCGATGGTTGCGCAAAACGAAGAGGAAAGAAAGACGGCGCTTAATCTTTTAAAACCGGGGTTAGACGGAAATGAAGCATGGGCGTTTCTCTGCGCAGGGGTGACTGGCGCACTTTTTTCGAATGGTCGGTTTAATATTCCGGAAAGCACATTTTGGCCTTTGGGGATTATTCTTACGGGAATGATTGTGCGGTTAGCGGCAGCCTTTTGGGGGAATATATTCCAGCAGCCTTTGCTATTAAGAGGAGTCCGTTTTATCACAATCATTAATGTCATCTCTGCAGGGGTTCTTGCGTTGGAATTGGCCAATTGGGACCTTTTTACAACGAAAAGTGTGTTTGGCCTTATTTGGTTGTTTATGAGTTGTATTCAGGTCGGTGCCATCTATGGAGCCTGTAAGACAGCGAACCCGTTGGGGGAAAGATTTCGGGCGACTTTCCTTGTAACCAATATTCTTTCATTGATGGCATTTATTGCTGTTTTTGGTGCATGGTATGTTTTGGGGAATCGTGAAATATTTGGAACAGATATGCTTCTGTCAGGATTTTCATCTGTTGTAATTATTTCAGCCATAGCGTTTTTTTCCGTAAGAGCCAGACATGTATATGCGGGGATGTTGCTGTCCTATATTGCGCAGTGGGGTGCCGTGTGTATCTATTTATTTACCATGATGTTAAGCTTTCCTTCCCCAGCGCAGGATTCTGTAATCAAAGTCGATATGAGTTTGATTATCGGAGCTGCCGCCGTATGGACAGGTATCGTATTTATTTGGCGGATGTGTCGCCATAAAGTGGAATATGTTTGGGAAGACCATATTTGA
- a CDS encoding DMT family transporter, with protein sequence MKYRLLLLLAALIWGFAFVAQVIGMDSIGPYAFNGIRFLLGSLSLLPIIYYYPSGRNPKEASFSIWVAILMAGILLCGGATLQQVALQYTTASKTSFLTATYLLMVPVIGLFFGQVLRLNHIFGVILAMAGVYFISITETLDIGYGDFLVLLCAICYAAHIILLNYLTQRFPPVTLSSGQFMVVGICNLILAFFFETVSISSILSSWWPILYTGILSTGVAYTLQAVGQKYLPATEATMLLSLEMVFGGLCGVLFLNESFTGKQLIGILCMTAGVFLAQIPSRTILPLKK encoded by the coding sequence ATGAAATATCGGTTACTGCTTCTTTTAGCAGCTCTTATCTGGGGCTTTGCCTTCGTCGCGCAAGTCATAGGCATGGATTCCATCGGCCCCTACGCTTTTAACGGGATCCGTTTCCTTTTAGGTTCCCTGTCTCTGCTTCCTATTATTTATTATTATCCTTCCGGCAGAAATCCGAAAGAAGCTTCCTTTTCCATCTGGGTTGCCATTCTTATGGCGGGTATACTTCTCTGCGGCGGCGCCACTCTTCAGCAGGTCGCCCTTCAATACACCACGGCATCAAAAACAAGTTTCCTTACTGCCACTTACCTGCTCATGGTGCCGGTCATCGGTCTTTTCTTCGGGCAGGTACTGCGCCTGAACCATATCTTCGGTGTCATTCTTGCCATGGCGGGGGTCTACTTTATTTCCATCACGGAAACACTCGATATCGGATATGGAGATTTCTTAGTGCTTCTCTGTGCCATCTGCTACGCAGCCCATATCATTCTCCTCAACTATCTGACGCAGCGTTTCCCGCCTGTCACACTCTCATCCGGACAATTCATGGTCGTAGGTATATGCAATCTTATTCTGGCCTTCTTCTTTGAAACCGTTTCTATTTCAAGCATACTGTCCTCCTGGTGGCCCATTTTATATACAGGCATACTTTCTACCGGTGTCGCATATACCTTACAGGCAGTGGGACAGAAATATCTCCCTGCCACGGAAGCCACCATGCTCCTAAGTCTGGAAATGGTCTTTGGCGGACTCTGCGGCGTGCTCTTTCTGAATGAATCCTTTACCGGAAAGCAGCTCATCGGTATCCTCTGCATGACAGCCGGCGTATTTCTTGCGCAGATACCAAGCCGCACTATACTGCCGCTGAAAAAATGA
- a CDS encoding phosphoethanolamine transferase, producing the protein MPGMDKSGNIHWIYWWAFATFIPVGITFFLSWHFGAPGGYQPYSLIKLFLLFLQTGFVTAYFIRRHLLKAIVSLWLTITFLFGLSLIVPYLSIQANVTLDMADLSGEFSTPLYLFISCLTAAWLLPHRWRMIARIICMVFILLYVLIQFSYIGYYMTTKALLSVNMMIAMAQTNISEAISYMEVNLPYAGLAGGIIALILLGALVFLISRYSFHQEEIVSKKAWFVLLFFFFANCGLSVLSISSTRIAHVYAEAYQTLRSFGEYQSILKARRNMHITDPDVLAKLKAAPDGVYILVIGESLTRDHMHVYGYKRETTPFQTEANLDPHYTFFNHVYSCYTQTVQVLTCALTEKNQYNGMNLSDAYSIIDLAREAGFKTTWISNQSRFGIWDTPIGAIGSECDDQYWLNQYIGTDVITKDYDTALIPYLKKVDPANRRQLIVIHLMGSHISYWDRYPREFYHWPVDTSKERETAEVMNDEYDNSVLFNDYVMESIMNEATNYLHADAVMYFSDHGEEVTARPGHNADQFNFTMVHIPFWIYMSEDYHRINPQTAAMIEARRNVPFSNDMLYDTLMGMMGLTAVHYDSACNLFSPDFDKDVTTLMTMYGNVMIRNDREQVGENKEEIDRLWNRKRMEAAEEAGHMNFNWNNFDQTFLRTQPVTYIRNEGVSQK; encoded by the coding sequence ATGCCGGGTATGGATAAGTCGGGAAATATACATTGGATATACTGGTGGGCATTTGCCACATTCATACCTGTAGGAATCACATTTTTCTTAAGCTGGCATTTTGGTGCGCCCGGCGGATATCAGCCATATTCATTAATTAAACTTTTTTTGCTTTTTCTGCAAACAGGATTCGTGACTGCATACTTCATCAGACGGCATTTATTAAAAGCGATTGTATCACTGTGGCTTACGATTACATTTTTATTCGGGCTTTCTCTTATTGTGCCTTATTTATCTATACAAGCTAATGTCACTCTGGATATGGCAGATTTATCGGGGGAATTTAGCACGCCTCTTTATCTTTTTATTTCCTGTCTTACTGCTGCATGGCTGCTGCCGCATAGGTGGAGAATGATTGCCCGGATTATCTGCATGGTTTTCATTCTCTTATATGTGCTGATCCAATTCAGCTATATCGGGTATTATATGACGACTAAGGCTCTTTTGTCAGTGAATATGATGATAGCCATGGCGCAGACAAATATATCGGAAGCGATTTCTTACATGGAAGTAAATCTTCCCTATGCCGGATTGGCAGGCGGGATTATCGCGCTGATCCTGTTGGGGGCATTGGTGTTCCTTATTAGCAGGTACAGCTTTCATCAGGAAGAAATTGTATCCAAAAAGGCCTGGTTTGTATTGCTTTTCTTCTTCTTTGCGAATTGTGGGCTTTCTGTACTTTCTATCAGCAGTACACGTATTGCCCATGTATATGCTGAGGCATATCAAACTTTAAGAAGCTTTGGCGAGTATCAATCCATTTTAAAAGCAAGGCGGAATATGCACATTACAGATCCGGATGTGCTGGCGAAGCTGAAAGCGGCTCCTGATGGAGTATATATACTGGTCATAGGAGAATCGCTTACGCGGGATCATATGCATGTATATGGATATAAAAGGGAAACGACGCCATTTCAAACAGAGGCAAACCTAGATCCTCACTATACGTTTTTTAATCATGTCTATTCCTGCTATACGCAGACGGTACAAGTTCTCACTTGTGCGCTGACGGAGAAGAACCAATATAACGGAATGAATTTGTCTGATGCTTATTCTATTATTGATTTGGCAAGAGAAGCGGGATTTAAAACTACATGGATATCTAATCAGTCCCGTTTCGGTATATGGGATACGCCTATCGGTGCTATCGGTTCTGAGTGTGATGACCAATATTGGCTTAATCAATATATAGGAACCGATGTAATTACGAAAGATTACGATACTGCGCTGATACCTTATTTAAAAAAAGTGGATCCTGCAAACAGGAGGCAGCTGATCGTCATTCATTTGATGGGGAGCCATATCAGTTATTGGGACCGCTATCCCAGAGAGTTCTATCATTGGCCGGTTGATACATCTAAAGAACGTGAAACGGCAGAGGTTATGAATGATGAATATGATAATTCAGTTCTGTTTAATGATTATGTGATGGAATCTATCATGAATGAGGCCACCAATTACCTGCATGCTGATGCTGTTATGTATTTCTCTGATCATGGTGAAGAGGTGACGGCCCGACCGGGACACAATGCGGATCAATTTAACTTCACCATGGTTCATATTCCATTTTGGATTTATATGTCTGAGGACTATCATCGGATAAATCCGCAGACGGCCGCGATGATTGAGGCGCGAAGGAACGTACCGTTTTCCAATGATATGCTGTATGATACGCTGATGGGAATGATGGGATTGACCGCTGTCCATTATGATTCAGCATGTAATCTGTTTTCACCTGATTTTGATAAGGATGTAACCACATTAATGACGATGTATGGAAACGTAATGATTAGGAATGATAGGGAACAGGTAGGAGAAAATAAGGAAGAAATCGACAGGTTGTGGAATCGAAAAAGAATGGAGGCGGCAGAAGAAGCGGGACATATGAATTTTAATTGGAACAATTTTGATCAGACATTTTTACGAACGCAGCCGGTAACGTATATTAGAAATGAAGGCGTCAGTCAAAAGTAG
- a CDS encoding response regulator transcription factor, with protein MTNVLIVEDEPAISDMERDFLEGAGYNPFIAENSEEALHMMRSEKIDAVILDVTLPGEDGFSLCRKLREITNVPILFATARTEDSDIVRGLGLGADDYLLKPLKGTILIAHLRAQLSVHMRIKAEQLNKSMPEEGITIGDLIIRPKARQVILNDKNVLLTGKEFDLLYFLATHPNEVFSKEQLFEQIWSLDPIGEPATVTVHINRLRSKLKKVSGRAYERIETVWGSGYRFHGN; from the coding sequence ATGACGAATGTACTCATCGTGGAAGATGAGCCTGCCATTTCCGACATGGAAAGGGATTTTCTTGAAGGCGCGGGATACAATCCCTTCATTGCAGAAAACAGTGAAGAAGCATTGCACATGATGCGCAGTGAAAAGATAGATGCCGTTATTCTCGATGTCACCCTGCCGGGAGAAGATGGATTTTCCCTTTGCCGCAAACTGAGAGAAATCACAAACGTGCCCATTCTTTTTGCAACAGCCAGAACAGAAGACTCTGATATCGTCCGCGGGCTGGGACTTGGTGCCGATGACTACCTGCTTAAACCGCTGAAAGGAACCATCCTTATTGCCCATTTACGTGCACAGCTTTCTGTCCACATGCGGATTAAAGCGGAACAACTCAATAAATCCATGCCGGAAGAAGGAATTACTATCGGAGACCTCATCATACGCCCCAAAGCTCGGCAAGTCATTCTTAACGATAAAAATGTATTGCTTACAGGCAAAGAATTTGATCTTCTCTATTTCCTTGCCACACATCCCAATGAAGTATTTTCAAAAGAGCAGCTGTTCGAACAGATATGGAGCTTAGATCCCATCGGTGAGCCGGCAACGGTTACAGTCCACATTAACCGGCTCCGTTCCAAATTAAAAAAGGTATCCGGCCGTGCTTATGAACGGATTGAAACTGTTTGGGGCTCCGGCTACCGGTTTCATGGAAATTGA
- a CDS encoding exodeoxyribonuclease III produces the protein MKSLKYISWNVNGLRACMKKGFMQSFKELDADCFCLQETKLQPDQIELDLPGYYQYWNSAVKKGYSGTALFTKIKPLSVTYGIGMEEHDQEGRVITADFNDHCLVTCYTPNSQRGLARLTYRMKWEDDFKKYLLDLSKKKPVILCGDLNVAHEEIDLANPASNHMNAGFTDDERNKMTELLSDGFTDSFRYLHQDKKDAYSWWSYFAKSRERNIGWRIDYFLVSDILQPRIKAAEIHSSILGSDHCPVELDIEI, from the coding sequence ATGAAAAGTTTAAAATATATTTCCTGGAATGTTAATGGACTCCGCGCTTGTATGAAAAAAGGCTTTATGCAGTCTTTTAAAGAGTTGGATGCAGATTGCTTCTGTCTGCAGGAAACGAAACTCCAGCCTGACCAGATCGAGCTTGACCTCCCAGGTTATTATCAGTATTGGAACAGTGCAGTAAAAAAAGGATACAGCGGAACCGCATTATTTACTAAAATAAAACCTCTCTCTGTTACCTATGGTATCGGTATGGAGGAGCATGATCAAGAAGGACGGGTCATCACAGCAGATTTTAATGACCACTGCCTGGTAACCTGCTACACACCAAACAGCCAGCGTGGACTGGCACGGCTTACATATAGAATGAAATGGGAAGATGATTTTAAAAAATATCTGCTTGATTTATCTAAAAAAAAGCCGGTCATTCTCTGCGGCGATTTGAATGTGGCCCACGAGGAGATCGACCTTGCCAATCCGGCATCAAATCATATGAACGCAGGTTTTACTGATGACGAACGTAATAAAATGACAGAACTCCTTTCCGATGGATTTACTGACTCTTTTCGCTATTTACATCAGGACAAAAAAGATGCCTACTCCTGGTGGAGCTACTTTGCAAAATCCAGGGAAAGAAATATCGGGTGGAGAATTGATTATTTCCTCGTCTCCGATATATTGCAGCCGCGGATTAAAGCGGCAGAAATCCATTCTTCCATTTTGGGCAGTGACCACTGCCCGGTGGAATTGGATATTGAAATCTAA
- a CDS encoding PFL family protein, with translation MLELDIEDILSTERMFDQNKLDVRTITMGISLLGCVSSDEKTLCNNIYDTICRNAEDLAEVSHDISREYGVPIINRRISVTPIALVAGGIRSSSYVSIAETLQRAADEVGVDILGGFSALVDRGMTSADKVLIDSIPEALAVTRSICSSVAIGSTKAGINMDAVKRMGEIVKETAELTKDKDAYGCTKLVEFCNAVEDNPFMAGAFHGVTQGDVAIHVGVSGPGVVKKALESIKGAPFDVVAKTVKNTAFMITRLGQLVAEAATERLHASFGIVDLSLAPTAAVGDSVAQVLEEMGLESCGGPGTTAALALLNDSVKKGGLMASSSVGGLSGAFIPVSEDLGMIEAVQRGSLSLEKLEAMTCVCSVGLDMIAIPGDTSAATISAILADEAAIGMINNKTTATRLIPAPGKKPGDMVNFGGLMGYAPVIDINRFKADQFIARGGKIPAPLRALTN, from the coding sequence ATGCTTGAATTAGATATTGAGGATATCCTGTCCACGGAGCGTATGTTTGATCAGAATAAACTGGATGTAAGGACGATAACGATGGGGATATCGCTGCTCGGATGTGTTTCTTCTGATGAAAAAACTTTGTGTAATAACATTTATGATACAATCTGCCGTAATGCGGAAGATCTGGCGGAGGTAAGCCATGATATATCCCGTGAGTACGGCGTACCGATTATAAACAGGCGGATTTCTGTAACGCCGATTGCACTGGTAGCAGGCGGAATCAGGAGTTCCAGCTACGTTTCGATTGCTGAAACACTCCAAAGAGCAGCTGATGAAGTCGGTGTAGATATTCTTGGCGGGTTTTCCGCTTTAGTTGATCGGGGGATGACATCGGCGGATAAGGTGCTGATTGATTCCATTCCCGAGGCTTTAGCCGTGACACGGAGCATTTGCAGTTCTGTCGCTATCGGGTCAACTAAAGCGGGTATCAATATGGATGCTGTAAAACGTATGGGGGAAATTGTTAAAGAAACGGCAGAGTTGACGAAAGATAAAGATGCGTATGGCTGTACAAAACTGGTTGAATTTTGTAATGCTGTGGAAGATAATCCTTTTATGGCAGGCGCATTCCATGGGGTGACGCAGGGGGATGTTGCTATCCATGTCGGCGTTTCCGGTCCCGGTGTTGTGAAAAAAGCCTTGGAAAGTATAAAAGGCGCACCTTTTGATGTTGTAGCAAAAACGGTGAAAAATACGGCGTTCATGATTACGCGTTTAGGTCAGCTTGTGGCGGAAGCGGCTACAGAACGTCTTCACGCTTCTTTCGGTATTGTTGATTTATCATTGGCACCAACGGCAGCTGTCGGAGATAGTGTGGCGCAGGTATTGGAAGAAATGGGATTGGAAAGTTGCGGCGGACCGGGGACGACCGCGGCACTTGCACTTTTGAATGACTCGGTGAAAAAGGGTGGTCTCATGGCGTCTTCTAGTGTTGGAGGCCTGTCGGGAGCATTTATTCCGGTCAGCGAAGACCTCGGTATGATTGAAGCGGTGCAGCGGGGAAGTCTTTCTTTGGAAAAATTGGAAGCCATGACCTGCGTATGTTCCGTCGGATTGGATATGATAGCAATTCCGGGAGATACTTCCGCAGCGACGATTTCGGCGATTCTTGCTGATGAAGCCGCAATCGGCATGATTAATAACAAAACGACGGCGACAAGACTGATTCCGGCTCCCGGAAAGAAGCCTGGAGACATGGTTAATTTCGGCGGACTTATGGGATATGCACCGGTTATTGATATTAATCGGTTTAAAGCAGATCAGTTTATTGCCCGGGGAGGAAAGATTCCGGCGCCTTTGAGAGCATTAACAAATTAG
- a CDS encoding NAD-dependent epimerase/dehydratase family protein: protein MKILITGGAGFIGSHLSDALLAAGHEITIIDDLSSGTKDFLPKEAEFLKMDIRDEKLTDIFKERHFDIIYHEAAQTMVPASIDNPYLDADINISGMLRVLEAARKTDVQKIIFSSSAAVYGDNPALPLTENLIPAPSSFYGLTKWMTEKYLALYHKIYELSYTVLRYSNVYGPRQGADGEGGVIYIFAKSLAENKPITIFGDGRQTRDFISVHDVISANLAALHQADGEIINVSTETELSLNDLASKMIAAAGCSEDLLRYGPPRTGDIYRSCLSNQKAKTLLHWTPSRNIKDGLTETIHFFQDRL from the coding sequence ATGAAAATTTTAATTACAGGCGGCGCAGGATTTATCGGCTCCCACTTATCCGATGCGCTCCTCGCTGCCGGGCATGAGATCACAATCATAGATGATCTTTCGAGCGGAACAAAAGATTTTCTTCCCAAAGAAGCGGAATTTCTCAAAATGGATATCCGGGATGAAAAACTGACGGATATCTTTAAAGAAAGACATTTCGACATCATCTATCACGAAGCAGCGCAGACCATGGTTCCCGCTTCTATTGATAATCCCTATCTGGACGCGGATATAAACATCAGCGGTATGCTCCGTGTACTGGAAGCCGCACGCAAAACAGATGTGCAAAAAATTATCTTCTCTTCCTCCGCCGCGGTTTATGGAGATAATCCCGCGCTCCCTCTTACAGAAAATCTGATTCCCGCTCCCAGTTCTTTTTATGGACTTACAAAGTGGATGACGGAAAAATATCTCGCTCTTTACCATAAAATTTACGAACTCTCCTATACCGTCCTCCGTTACAGTAATGTGTACGGCCCCCGGCAAGGTGCTGATGGCGAAGGCGGTGTCATTTATATTTTTGCCAAATCGCTCGCGGAAAACAAACCGATTACCATTTTCGGAGACGGTCGGCAGACCAGGGATTTTATTTCCGTCCATGATGTTATTTCTGCCAACCTGGCAGCTTTACATCAGGCGGACGGCGAAATCATAAATGTCAGCACCGAAACGGAACTGTCACTGAACGATTTGGCTTCAAAAATGATTGCGGCCGCTGGGTGTTCCGAAGACCTTCTCCGTTACGGTCCTCCACGCACAGGCGACATCTATCGCTCTTGCCTCTCTAATCAAAAAGCGAAGACACTGCTACATTGGACTCCTTCAAGAAACATCAAAGATGGTCTTACCGAAACGATTCATTTCTTTCAGGACAGACTCTAA